The window tttgctccgtatgtagtccatattgaaatgtttaaaaagacttatatttaggaacggagagagtaataTGTTTCTCAGTAAGCATCATTGTCGGTCTTCCTAAGCTCCTAGTAAATAAGTTGATCCGTAGTTGTATAGTGGGAATTTATTTAAGAAAGGGTTTTAATCTCAACCACGTAGCCTCAGCAAGAGATTTTGATGTCAACTCTTAACAGTATAAAAATGATTGGTAATGGGGTTCCAACCACCTAGCATAGATAGTTCCTAACGCTCCAAAAATGAAGTAAAGAGCAGCGCCACAGTTGAATTTTCAGTAACACACAGAATTCATCTATTTGGTAAATTTATTTTCATTTCTGATTGACATCAGGGCAATTCAAAATATGCACCCACAGCAGGATATGTTTATCACCTTGTGATCAGTCCGGGCCTTTGCATCCATCTTCTCACTACCCAACTTCTGCTCATCCCCCGGGATTGCAGGATCAGGTCTCTGCTCCACTGCAGCTGATGAAGTTTCTGGCTGCTGCAAAATGCAATGAAGCCATGAAATTATTAGTGAGAGCACCTACGGGCGTGCACCACTTACAAAAAAGCACACTAAAATCAAATACGCCATTTCGGTCTAAAATCAAGTTGATGAGTGATGTTCATGCGCCAATTTCTGTCTAACTCGTTATGAATAGAAAATCTACAATCCCCTTAGCGCTATCAAACGAAATCAAATTGGTGATGGCAAGATGCCTAAATGAAATAAATTACCAAGAACATTAGCAAGAGCATATCGTATAGGTTGGTGAGCCACTGAAACATCACAAAATAGATCCACAAGGCAAATCTCCCAAGAgctctaaaaattctaaaatttgAAGTAAGGCAGCACCTTGCAGTGGCTGCGGCTCGGCCGATTCTCCACGGACGACCCGTCGGCCGACGACAACATTGACACCGCCTTCTCCCCTTCATCCCGACCATCCACGGCAGCCTCGGCCGCGTCCGGCTCGCCTCGGCGTGGCCGCTTGGCGCACTGCGGCTCCGCCAGGCGCTCAGTGATCGGTGTGGACGGCGGCGACCTTGATCGAGGCACAACTTTAGACGGTGGCGCCTGTGACCGGTTTCGACTGCTCGGCGGCGGATTCAGCTCCTGGCGCCTGCTGGCGGAATAGAGGGACTGGGAGGCATGCCTGTGGAGGCCCCCCTGCGCGGCCGGACGCGGAGGCTCCAGGGGGCGGTGGAGCTTGGGCGcgcggggtccggcggcggcgtcTGCGCCCCGCAGATTGAGCTGGAGCAAGAGAAGAGAAACTGGTGAGCGGGCGGCGGGGAGAAGCAGAGGCGGCGCCagagaggagcaggaggaggagagcGTACGCTCGCGGGCGGAGTCGGCACAAGCGGCGGGGGGGCCGCCATGGCCGCAGCGATTcgccggaggacgacggcgaggcaaggACGACGACGGCACGGGAGACGACATGGGTAGCCCACAACAAGGCCCTCGTCAGGCCCGCGCGATAGCAGAGATACCGGGCCGGGCTCCTCTGCCAGCCTACTTCTCTCTCCGTCCATGGGCCGGGCTCCCCGATCCATGGGCTCTCGACATGGCTGAACCAGTTTTGGCTCATCCGGTTTATATTAAAAAAAAGACCCGATCAAAAACCTGAACTATTGTGCACACTTGAGGCAATAGCAGTAAGGGAAGGTCAAGCTCTGGCTGAGGATCTATATGAGAATTTAATTCAAATTGCATCAGACTGCAAGAGGGTGGTTGAAGATGTCCAGAAGAACTCAGCGGCTGGATATGGAGCTATTGTGCATGAGATAATACTTCGTGCAAACTCTTTTATTTCATGTAAAGTAGTTgatgagtttaggagctcgaatttcgaggctcacaatctCGCTAGATATGCTTTGTCTTTAGGTTTTGGCCGTCATGTGTGGTTAGGGCAGCCAGGAGACCTTGATTTCCTTCCTGTAAACATTATGGACGATGAATAAAGCATGCGAGGTTGTCTAAAAAAACCTGAACAAGGTGACCCTGTTTATAAGGGAAACCGGGCTAAGAATCTTGGaagcaaaattaaacaaagaagagaAAAAacgatttctcaaaaaaaaaggagagaaaaaacgaACACCCGGACAAGGCATGTATAGCTTGCAGACAGAAGCACCATCGCCATGAAAGACACTCGTAGATGTGGCGTGTCCGCGAGAGATCACAATACCGAAACTTTGCAGGCAGCCTAACGCACCGTACTTGCATGTGTAAGTGAGCCCCACGACACAACTCAGGGTGTCCACAATCAACAAGTGCAACTAAACACAAACTTTGACTGGTAACTCTGCCATGAAAAATTAGAACGATGTGTTGCAGATGTGTTGTGACGAACTTTGTGCTTTTGGTGGTCTTTCGGTTCATCTTTGTTTATTGATGGTGCAACATGCCTCCCCAACATGTACTGTTTGATGTGACATTTCATTGATATCAACCTACATATACATAACACATGTTTTTATTTAAATGATAATGGAAATAAAATTATACACTAAAATCTCCATGGAAATATGAAAGCAATACATATTGTCGATTATGATACATGTATAATGTACTTTCTTTAGTGACCATTATTTAATGTATAATCAGCGCGCTTTCGGCTCGTTTCAGTGCTTATAGTTGACGCTAGGTAGTCTATGGATCTAAATgtaaatttttattatttctggatttgttgtactatcatgattgacAATTAATAGTTTGGAAGTTCTCTCATAaaaagggagggggggggggtatgcCTAGGTTTTTTTTGTATGGAAGAATTTTATTTGTGGTAAAAATAATGCAATTTATGAACAGTGTTACTAGAAATGTCTATTTATCTGAATCGACAACATACTCTCGTAAGCATACATCACGCAAAGGAACATCACGCAATTGTGCGAGCCAGATTGTCCGAAATAAAGAATGTAATTTGCGTGAAGTTCCATTTGCTTGAGGAATAGCAAACAAATATCATACATCCGGTGTGGCAAAGCCAAACCGCCTGTTGGCAGGGCTCAGTGATGTGATAGGTGCTCAATATATTCCCTTTTCCTCGTGAAAAATATATGTACATGTCATAGAAGATTCACATAATATACCTTGCATTTTTTAATGATTCAATGAGATAAACAATGCATCATGGCTGAGTGAGAGTGACCGGCGGGTCCCACCAGTTTTTGGAATATTGGCCAGGTGGAGGGCCCAACCACGagaggatttattctaacaagagcGATGGCCACCATCGTCCATAGGGGCAAGCTGTTGCACATAGGAATTTTTCAGTTTTATAAGCTTTCGAATAATAGCAGGTAGGCAGCTAAAAAAATGGAATAATACGTagcaggtaggcaggcagctggcaCGCACCTGCATGCATGGTGGACAGCACGACGGGCGTCAAATAATTGCACCCATTGCTCTATACCCCGATAATTCAACCCGGAGCCCGGGCTCACATGAGTCCGGTGAGCAGTAGCTCAATTTAAAATAGAAAgctcaaaaaaattcaattttttttgtggTGCAAGATGTTTTTGTGCGTAAACTCCGTgcaaaattttatgaagtttggacATTCGAGGAGCTCATAGCAAAGAAGACAAAATCAGGCGTGGACAGTGCGATTTTCAAAAGTTTCTCGGACATCCGaaaattgttttttttgccacgaGCCCCTCGAATGTCCAAACTTCACAAAATTTTGCACAGAGTTCACGTACAGAAACATCTTGCACCACAAAAGAAATTGAATTTTTCTAAACTTTCTTTCTATTTTAGATCGCGGTACTATTCATGCCCAGGCTCAGATCGGGCACCAAATCGCCGCTCTCTACCCTGATAATTCAACCCGGAATATCATTCCAAGATGAGAACATCGCCTCCGAACAGGGACGGAGCCAGGAATCTTAGTAAAGGAGGCCCAATAGAAGAGGTAAAATGTTGGAGGGTGCTGAACATCTAAATTTTGAGCATTTTGAGCTAATAATGAAGAGATGTTTATAGAAAAAATAAATTACCATGGAGAGGAAAAGAAACCACAAAAAAAGTTTACTCTCTTcacctttttcatttttttttgaagCGAGCATTCACCTTCTTCTTTCATTTGTGTATGTTTCTCGGCAACTCAGTCGGAGGTCGTCACAATAAGAAGAAATTGAAAAGAAGCAGCTTTGTGACGGACAAGACTGGGACTTTAATAAGATTACAAGCTTtaaaaaaagcaaaacaaaaacagaaaattcAGATATTGTTTTAGGAAAAATGTTTTATGTTCATGTCGTTTTGTGTCTGTGTCAATGGAACTTTCACGCAATTGTGAGAGCCAGATTTATCTTTCTTCTTATCAACTCAGAAAGAATTACTAGGACTAAGAGTTCAAGTTTCAGACCTGATATTAGTgctcatatttttttgcatttatTTTAGGCCTTCCGGTGTTATGTGTTCAATGAGGGAAGATGTTTCCGTCAACTATAAATGCGTCGGTGGCGATTTTGTTAATTTCAAGATCTGAAAGGTTCTTATAAATATAACATGTGTGTGCGTGAGTTCGTAGGGATGAGGGTATTGCTGGTGTATGAGATGCAACTTTGGATTACTAGGGAAAAAAATGAACTAAAAGGACATGGCAATATCATAATCATGGAGACTATATCTAGTGGGAGACACGGTGGGACCCAACGAACAACATATTTTAACCTTTTTTATAAAGCACCACAAGAAAATATCCACTTGCCAGGACGAAGAAAAAATATCCATTTGTCAAGAGGCCGCCAAGAGCAATCGGGCAACCACCTTCACCTTGGTTAATTAACAACGCCCCCGCTGACAGCTACTTAAGCCCTAATTAACAATCACAAACAACACCAAATCAAAGCTTCCCATACACAATATACATAGTGCGTGTAGCTATTAGGGTTCGAATTTGCATCTTCTTCTTTTTCTAGCTTAGCGAGTGGAGTGGCGCCTCTTCTCCGCCTATAAATGCCACCCCTGGGCGAAGCCTTGTGGAGAGAAATCTACCACCGCTCTCCCTCTTCCTCCCGGCCTGCACACGCACAAGCAGCGAGCCTTCCTCCTCCAGTCCTCATCTTTCTGCCATGAAGCCCCCTCACTTCACCGGGGAGGCCGCCGCCGGCGCCTCCTGGGCTCACGAGGTCAAGCAGGCCCTTCGTGACAAGCTCCGGTGGACACCCGCCGCGGGCACCACGGGCACCGGCGGCCACGGCGCCGCGAGGCCGCCGGCGGACTCCTCGGCTGTGACCGCCGAGCCGGTGGCGCAGCCGGCCCACGGCGCCGACTGCCGGGGCTTGGCCGCCGCCGAGGACCCCATCAGGAGGGTCATGTTCTTGGCCCCCTGGGGCCACACATAAACGGAAAAAGCAAGTGCACGCGCGCACGGCCATGCCTTGGCCGGATCTGCAACTGCACCTCAACAAAAATATGGACTACTACGTACAtatatatatgtggccgtatggacCATGAACTGAACATGAACTCATCAAGGACCAATTAAAAACTGGGACTAGATCGGGAGAAGAAGAAGATGTGGTGCTTGAGTTATTTGTTCATTCATGTTTCTCTTGGGagagatgcatgcatgcatgcatgcatggggagaTCTCGCCCTGACGGGTTCGTGCATAACGGCGTTGATGGGCGCAAGAGCTGCAGCTTTGTTGTAGCCATGAACCTGTTTTTCGTTTCTCTCCAGAAATTCTGTACCAAGAGCCTGTGAAAAGCTATGTGTGTATGAGACTATGAGCTAGTAAAAAGAACTGTTCCTCCTTTCCATGGCATGTCTCTTCGGTTGTTCCTTGCCCTGTTGGTTTCTTCTTTGCATCCAAAACCATGGTGTTAATTCCTGCAATATGCAGAGGAAGAACCAGCCATGGTTCTTAATTCTAGTATGTGCTGGTGTGGACTATGGGATGATCTTTCTTCCTTGTCTTGTCCTTTTGATCTGGAAAAGGTTGTTGGGAACCAGCCTGGATCCTGGAGTTCATCATGCTTTTCTTCAGGGTCCAGATCACAAGGGAGGGTACTCTTTGTCATATGCTTGTTGTGTGAGACCATGACATGAGCATCTTTTCCATGTCTCCTCGTCTGGAGAAGGTTGTTGAAACGTGCTCATCAAAGACTAATGATCTGAGAAGTTCATGGCCTTCTTTCTCTCTGATCATGGTATTTTAGAGGCAATAATTCACAAGTAAACAAATAAGAAAAAGGAAGGAGACTTTGAATTCGATTCCTGTAAGAAAACTAGTGGACTGAGAATCCTATTCCAGACAGGAAAGTGGAAAAAAAGCCTCCCACTTGCAAGGACAGGCCAAACCTGGGTGGGCCAATCGCCTCGCTCGCTTTCCACGACACCGTATCTTATCTTCAGAAATCCACGGAGAAATTGGCACTGatatttgcaacaacaaattaAAAAAAGAGAAACATATATAACCAAGGTGCATGATAGGCTTTGATTAAGACACCATATGTACATCGAGTTTGTTGTCTAGCTTGTGGCGACATCCCCCAGAAACTGGACTTGTAGGGGTCATGCTTTCCTTCCAGATGTCTCCTATGCTCCCTCACAAGGCAGAACCGGATCAGAGATCCTAGGTTGAGCACATATTTGTTACCCTCCTTCAACCCCTTCGTCGAAGGAGGGTAACGAAAAGGAAGAAAATCGACTGTGATTCGCTTCCGATGCTATGGGTTTTCACACACAAAGAAAGAACTCTGCTTTTATGGGTTTTGAGATGATACTAGCTAGTCAAACTTTTTACAGAGCAAGTTGAGTAAGTTTGAGAACATGTCAGGGTCTCTTGATCATACAGTTGCCCACCAACTGCGCACTGAACTGGAAAAAGAGAGCAAAAAATCAAATGGCAGCGCAGCTACACTTATCTTGATTTCTTGACTGAAAACGATAGTTCAACTTCTACCCCTAGCTAGTTCCAAGAGCCCAAAATTTTAGTGTACCTTCTCTGTCGCctatcccctttcctttcttttttcaGGACACTATCACCTATTCAGTCCCAAGTTAAGCTGAAATGATATGCTAGAAAACTTCTGAACAATGTTGCAACTTCTTAAAACAGCGGtaatgtttatggatcctcttgcgCGTACGTAGATTATCAGTCATCCTAGGAACCAGAGAACTATCCAGCTGTGTAGCCTGCAAACATCAAGCCACGCCTTCCTAGCACGAACACATTGCATCAAAATATGGTCAGTGGTGTCCTCCTCTTGGTCGCACAGGAAGCATGAACAAGGATGGATGTTCCTGCAGCCCTCTTCTCAGCCGACAATCAGAGGTCCATAGACGATAGTGAAGTGCAAGCCAAGTAATTTTTTTACAGTTTATAAGAGGCGCCCAAGATTTCCAAATAGCCTTGGCACAAGCAAATTTGAATATTTGATGGCCCCCTCGTTGAGCATCTGGTAAGCAAGCAGAGGCGAATGAATAGGCAAGTAGCAGTGCTGCTCCACTTCCAGAGCGCCACATCCTTCATCCTAGGAATCGCCTGAATCCCATAACTGAATGAAGTGCACCAAGCCCTTGGTAGGGAGCTCATTTGGCACATCCAGAAATGCGAATGTGCCGCCTCCCTAACCGGACTCCTGTACTAGCATTGACCTGAGCCGTGACGATTGGAGCAATATCGTCGGCGCATGTCCTATTGATCCGGCGATCATTTCAGAAGAGGACATTGTCGCCAGAACCCAACTTCCAATGAACCAAACTGCAGAAAAAGGCCTCCACCTTCAGATCCGAGGGCATGGGCAACCCACCCTTGCCAAGGTCTAGCAGCCAGATCTATGCGCTTCAGCCAAGCCCATTGCAGTTGGAATGCCAGACTCTGCAAGTTCAAGTCGATTACTCCCAAGCCACCAAGACACTTTGCCCTGCAGAATTTCTGCCGAGCCACCGGACATTTCCCACCATGAATATCGTCAGAACCAGCCCAGAAAAGCGCCCTGCAGCCCTCATCCACACGCTCAAGAACTCAAGGTCAAGAGGATGATCACTATCCAGGGGGTCCGTGTCCAAGAACTCAAGATCAAGAGGATGATCATTTTAGTAGCCAAAAACAAACAGGAACAGCCACGAAAAAATGCGCTCGAGATCATCGTCAGACTACAATCATATAATTCAACCAATACAAGGTCCGCACCACGCGCTGTTACCTGCTACTCCTATCAAACCTATGTTATAATGCAGGTCTGCTACAATGGCAGGgtctgagattgcaactctacacgCAACCAGCACGAAATCGCGGTAGCCGATTCCAACATCAGCGGAGAGCGTGCTTCTCCTACAAACTGCAACAAAAGACATATTTGACATATTaacatctataaggatagatcagaaCCGTATACAAGAGAATTTTAATTGGTATTACTACAGAACTGCTGATCAAGTGAGTCTAAGGGGACCGACCGAGGCAAGACAGGCAGAACTTTTGCATGGTCCATCGGGTCTAAGACAACCTGCTCCTACGAATCAAGAAACACTATCCCGGCAGTTTTTACTTTCTACGCGCACATCCAATATGTCAATTGGTTAGTTTGGGCGTTTGGCCACCGATGAGAATTCTCAAAGTTCGTACATAAACTGCAGTTCCCCGTGTATTTTCACGGCTAGCATAAGTAAGCAACAAAATAAGGTTGCAGTTTCACTTGTCAAGCTCGAAATCTCAAACCAATAGGGAAATGGGAGAAACGACCAGTGTGTTTTGTCAGAACATCTAGCTCCAGTGCAGGACACACAGTCATGTTTGGCCATAACTCATAAGCAAGTGGGCTTGTGTTTTTTTTATTCGCGAACTGAGCTTGGCCAATTATGAAATCAATGCCTCAGCAAaagataaagaaatatttaattcaAGTACACTTCAACCTAGGCAAACGATGGAAAGAAATTTAACCTATAGGAAACAATTAATGGTAAGAACAAAGTACCTGCTCCGATCAAACATTGTATTGGAAGCACACATCTTTATTACTCTTCATCATCAGAGTCATCGGAAGTTTGGTCGCTTTCATAGTCTGGGTTTGCTCTAAAAATGTAGACCTGCATCATTTACATAACTAATGAGGTTGCACGATATGCACTTGGCAGTGAGATAAAACAGCCTCCTGACGATTAGGCATTAAAAGAATCCCTTCCTGTTGAACTTGGAGGAGTAGCGTACCAGGAGCAGCTGCTGTTGTGTCTTTCTTGGTGTGTGGCGGCTctcacggaacagaggaggaggagctccTCTTCTAGGTCAACATTTCTCATGGGCTTGGGCCTAAGAGATAGGTACAGATGGGCTAGGGCCCATACcggttcaacactccccctcaagatgggtgGTAGATATCTATCATTCCCATCTTGTCGCAAGCTAGGTTGCATTCCTTTGCTGCCAAACCTTTTGTCAAGCAGTCTGCTATCTGTTGGCCTGTGTGCACATACTCAATCTTTATAATCCCAGCATCAAGCTTCTCTTTGATGAAGAATCGATCAATCTCTACATGCTTAGTTCTGTCATGTTGCACTGGGTTGTTAGCTATGCATATAGCAGACCTGTTGTCACACCAGACATTCAAAGGTCCTTCTCTTAGCAATTTCAATTCACTTAGAAGGTTTCTCACCCACAACATCTCACTTAACCCCTGAGACATGGCTCTATATTCTGCTTCTGCTGTTGATTTTGATACAATTGGCTGCTTCTTGCTTCTCCATGAAACTAAGTTACCTCCCACAAACACACAATACCCAGATGTTGATCGACGATCATCTACCCATCAACTACCAAGTGGCCATTCCCTTCGAACCACAGTCCTCTTCCTGGTGTTCCCTTCAAATACTTCAGAATTCTGTGTGCTGCCTCCACATGTCCACTTCTGGGCTCATGCATATACCTACTCACTATGCTCACAGCATAGGCAATGTCTGGCCTTGTGTGACACAAGTATAGTAAACGCCCTACCAGTCTTTGGTATTTCTCCTTATCCACTAGATCTCCAAATTGTGCTGTTACCTTATGGTTTTGGTCAATTGGGGTAGTAGCAGCTCGACACTCTAACATTCCCATATCACTGAGGAGATCCAAGGTGTACTTGCGCTGGGACAAGGCTATCCCTTTGGCAGATCTTGCAATCTCAATACCCAGAAAATACTTCATCTGACCAAGATCCTTCACTTCAAATGCCTTTCCAAGACACTCCTTTAACCTTGCTATCTCCGTCCCATCATCTCCAGTTATGattatatcatctacatagactgcAAGGATGACAATCTTCCTATTCTGATGCCGGTAGAAGACAGTGTGATCCTTATTCATTGTTTGTATCCCATCTCACACATAGCCCTTCGGAATCTATCGAACCAAGCTCTCGGTGATTGTTTCAGACCATACAAAGACTTTTTCAATCTACACACCTTGCCTTCAGTTTTAGATGAGTCCAATCCAGGGGGGACTTCCATATAGACTTCTTCTTTTAGTTCTCCATGCAAGAAAGCATTTTTCACATCTAACTGATGCAAAGGCCATCCAAAGTTTGCTGCACATGATACTAATATCCTCACAGTGTTCATTTTTGCTACTGGAGCAAATGTTTCGTCATAGTCTATCCCATAGGTTTGACTATATCCTCTTGCAACTAGTCTGGCTTTGTATCTCTCAATCTTGCCTTCAGGATTCTGTTTGACAGAATAAACCCATTTGCAGCCCACTGTTTTCTTTCCTGCTGGCAACTCAGCTAACTCCCAAGTCCTCTGTTTTCTCAATGCTTCTAGTTCTTCTCGCATAGCAGCACACCACTTAGGGTCCTTCTTTGCATTTCTCCAATCTGAAGGAATAACCATCGCTTGAAGAGAAGCAATGAACACTTTATATGATGCCGACAGAGCATCATAATTCACATAATTCCCAATATTATGCTCAAACCCATATCTCTCGACAGGTTTGGCAGCCGCAGCCCTAGTTCCCTTCCTCAACGCAATTGGCATCTCCGTGGATGAATCCTCCTGTTCTATGTGTGACTCCCCCTGCATCACATTCTCATTTCCTGCTTGCTCCCCCTGGGGTTCATTTGCCTTGGCTCGCCGGGTGTAGACTTTAAGTGGCTTCTGTGCTATGCCCTGCTGCTGCTCAGGTTGCTCTTGAAGCTGATGCGTTTCTGTTTCACCTTCTCCACTAGACAACGGCAACACGGGTATAGTGCCCACCATTGGCGGTCTTGCTTGCTGCATCACCTCTTCCTGACATCTTCCTTGTTCTCTCCCTCTTGCTTCAGATACTTGAGGTTGCAACACCACCTCCCCCTCTGGACCAACCACAGGCTGGTCCAGACATTCAAACAACAAGCTCAAGTCAGTTTTTTCCCCATAGTAAGGATTAGATTCCCAGAATGTCACATCCATGCTCACGAAAGTGCGCCTATCAGAAGGACTCCAGCACTTATACCCTCTCTGTCCAGAAGGATAGCCAATAAAGATACACTTCACCGCCCGAGGATCCAGCTTGTTCACAGCAGGTCTATGATCCCTGACAAAACAAGTACATCCAAACACCTTTGGTGGCACACTAAATTTATTCTCTCCTAATAAGAGTTCACAAGGAGATTTCATACCCAGTATCATGGATGGTGTGCGACTGATCAGATAGGTTGCAGTCAGAACGGCTTCACCCCATAGACACTTTGGCACATTCATAGTGTACATGATTGAGCGCGCCACCTCAAGGATATGCCGATTTTTCCGCTCTGCCACGCCATTTTGGGGAGGAGTGTCCGGGCAAGATGTCTGATGCAGAATACCTTGGTCTGATAGGAACTCTCCCAGCCTTCTGTTG is drawn from Triticum dicoccoides isolate Atlit2015 ecotype Zavitan chromosome 4A, WEW_v2.0, whole genome shotgun sequence and contains these coding sequences:
- the LOC119287552 gene encoding uncharacterized protein LOC119287552 produces the protein MKPPHFTGEAAAGASWAHEVKQALRDKLRWTPAAGTTGTGGHGAARPPADSSAVTAEPVAQPAHGADCRGLAAAEDPIRRVMFLAPWGHT